Proteins from a single region of Methanoculleus taiwanensis:
- a CDS encoding methyl-accepting chemotaxis protein produces MTDKPGRKALFTGAISPGANGVPQAGAPAEMPAAVETALQAAIGGDFSARIDLAGIPEYYKPFAASVNTLLEKVAEEEEEIQHGMQTIENLRRNSDEIIRQNPMPMLVVDQQYRVSVTNDAFIKLTGIPRERVMQMALRDFTIVSQKGEGIKKVIGEKKKAFGEVIVEFPSGTFTLEQYGIPILDEKGDLDRIMIVYNDVTKLREEEEELKAQMAEITGLQKQAEVLIEQNPMPMLVVDKDLAVTVTNEAFVKLSGISRERIMAMALHDFKILSKTGDGIKKAIVQRQRSLAEIVVEFPSGIYTLEQHGIPILDEKGELTALLNVYNDITTLRKEEEEIRRMQHRVDTMIKENPLAIAVLRADKSRIDINDEYVRMWRGTREETMRKKLYDYDIEVLSGDHFYACYETKKRATTNVRVKWPDGVRKYLTLNAIPILDKNGEIEMAFYVWNDTTDLHEKMEEVKKVQQRNDTMIKDNPLAIAVLRADKSRLDINDEYARMWRGTREETLRKKLYDYDIEVLSGDHFYACYETKKRATTNVRVKWPDGVRKYLTLNAIPILDKNSEIEMAFYVWNDWTDLHNKMEETTAVQHRVDTMIKENPLAIAVLRADKSRVDINDEYVRMWRGTREETMRKKLYDYDIEVLDGDHFYACYETKKRATTNVRVKWPDGVRKYLTLNAIPILDKNGEIEMAFYVWNDWTDLHDKMDESSAAQHRVEAMIKDNPLAIAVLNNERKRIEINKTYEQVWRGTRDELMAKKLSDFNIKVLSGNDFYACYESGKLSVTEMLVTWPDGVKKYLILYGIPIFDKHGKIDVAFYIYLDMTEQREKEQQVQHLMETAKEENALLARSAEELGEALSAMAQGNLTASVTIGANDPLRTVKEDYNASASAIRALLQEVVRAAEQVEQTTKEVSKSSDEIIRATEQVALSTQQSSEDARRQLEKIEEIGQEITDLSASIEEIASTSQEVMEHAAKAAKEGNDAAALGQIATKKMQYVEEISEQSVQEITDLNAQMREINNIVKMITDIANQTNLLALNAAIEAARAGEHGRGFAVVAGEIRNLAGESKGASQDIENLIRSIQASSDKTAGSMRSSHNEIQAGIESVNKAIEALNRIIDEAEVVAHGITEITKASEDQANSTNHVMQSMEDSTQMTKENMGRTEDMAALAEEVSASTQEVGSASHELAAMTEQLKKMMERFRLN; encoded by the coding sequence ATGACTGACAAACCAGGAAGAAAAGCGCTGTTTACCGGAGCCATCTCTCCCGGCGCGAACGGAGTGCCGCAGGCGGGAGCGCCTGCAGAGATGCCGGCGGCGGTCGAGACGGCACTGCAGGCGGCAATTGGCGGAGACTTCTCCGCGCGAATCGATCTTGCGGGCATTCCGGAGTATTATAAGCCGTTTGCAGCCTCCGTCAACACGCTCCTTGAGAAGGTAGCGGAAGAGGAGGAAGAGATCCAGCACGGCATGCAGACGATCGAGAATCTCCGGAGGAACTCGGACGAGATCATCCGGCAGAACCCGATGCCGATGCTCGTCGTCGATCAGCAGTACCGTGTCTCGGTCACGAACGACGCCTTCATCAAACTCACCGGTATCCCGCGGGAGCGGGTCATGCAGATGGCGCTCCGGGACTTTACTATCGTCTCGCAGAAGGGCGAGGGGATCAAGAAGGTGATAGGCGAGAAGAAGAAAGCGTTCGGCGAGGTCATCGTCGAGTTCCCGTCCGGCACGTTCACCCTCGAGCAGTACGGCATCCCCATCCTCGACGAGAAGGGCGATCTTGACCGGATCATGATCGTCTACAACGACGTGACGAAACTGCGGGAGGAGGAAGAGGAACTGAAGGCGCAGATGGCGGAGATCACCGGTCTTCAGAAGCAGGCGGAGGTGCTCATCGAGCAGAACCCGATGCCGATGCTCGTCGTCGACAAGGATCTCGCCGTGACCGTGACAAACGAGGCCTTCGTCAAACTCAGCGGCATCTCGCGCGAACGGATCATGGCGATGGCGCTTCACGATTTCAAGATCCTCTCAAAGACGGGCGACGGGATCAAGAAAGCCATCGTCCAGAGACAGCGTTCGCTTGCAGAGATCGTCGTCGAGTTCCCCTCCGGAATCTACACCCTCGAGCAGCACGGCATACCCATCCTCGACGAGAAGGGTGAACTCACCGCGCTCCTGAACGTCTACAACGACATCACCACCCTCCGCAAAGAAGAGGAAGAGATCAGGCGGATGCAGCACCGCGTCGATACGATGATCAAGGAAAACCCGCTCGCCATCGCCGTCCTCCGGGCGGACAAGAGCAGGATCGATATCAACGACGAGTACGTCCGGATGTGGCGCGGCACCCGCGAAGAGACGATGCGGAAGAAACTCTACGACTACGACATCGAGGTCCTCAGCGGCGACCACTTCTACGCCTGCTACGAGACGAAGAAGCGGGCGACCACGAACGTCCGCGTCAAGTGGCCCGACGGTGTGCGGAAGTACCTCACCCTGAACGCCATCCCCATCCTCGATAAGAACGGCGAGATCGAGATGGCCTTCTACGTCTGGAACGACACGACGGATCTCCACGAGAAGATGGAGGAGGTCAAGAAGGTACAGCAGCGGAACGACACGATGATCAAGGACAATCCCCTCGCGATTGCGGTTCTCAGAGCCGACAAGAGCCGGCTTGACATCAACGACGAGTATGCCCGGATGTGGCGCGGAACCCGCGAAGAGACGCTCCGCAAAAAACTCTACGACTACGACATCGAGGTTCTCAGTGGCGACCACTTCTACGCCTGCTACGAGACGAAGAAGCGGGCGACCACGAACGTCCGCGTCAAGTGGCCCGACGGCGTCCGGAAGTACCTCACCCTGAACGCCATCCCGATCCTCGATAAGAACAGCGAGATCGAGATGGCCTTCTACGTCTGGAACGACTGGACGGATCTCCACAACAAGATGGAGGAGACCACGGCCGTGCAGCACCGCGTCGATACGATGATCAAGGAGAACCCGCTCGCCATCGCCGTCCTCCGGGCGGACAAGAGCAGGGTCGATATCAACGACGAGTATGTCCGGATGTGGCGCGGAACCCGCGAAGAGACGATGCGGAAGAAACTCTACGACTACGACATCGAAGTCCTCGACGGCGACCACTTCTACGCCTGCTACGAGACGAAGAAGCGGGCGACCACGAACGTCCGCGTCAAATGGCCCGACGGCGTGCGGAAGTACCTGACCCTGAACGCCATCCCGATCCTCGATAAGAACGGCGAGATTGAGATGGCCTTCTACGTCTGGAACGACTGGACGGATCTCCACGACAAGATGGACGAGTCCAGTGCCGCACAGCACCGTGTCGAAGCGATGATCAAGGACAATCCGCTCGCCATCGCCGTCCTCAATAACGAGAGGAAACGGATCGAGATCAACAAGACCTACGAGCAGGTCTGGCGGGGCACCCGCGACGAGTTGATGGCCAAGAAACTCTCCGACTTCAACATCAAGGTGCTCTCCGGCAATGACTTCTACGCCTGCTATGAGAGCGGAAAACTCTCCGTAACTGAGATGCTGGTCACCTGGCCTGACGGCGTGAAGAAGTATCTCATCCTCTACGGAATCCCGATCTTCGATAAACACGGGAAGATCGACGTCGCCTTCTACATCTACCTCGATATGACCGAGCAGCGGGAGAAGGAGCAGCAGGTCCAGCACCTCATGGAGACGGCAAAGGAGGAGAATGCACTCCTCGCCCGGAGTGCGGAGGAACTCGGCGAAGCACTGAGTGCGATGGCTCAAGGAAACCTGACGGCATCCGTCACGATAGGAGCGAACGATCCGCTCAGAACGGTGAAGGAGGACTACAACGCATCCGCATCCGCCATCCGGGCACTCCTCCAGGAAGTGGTCAGGGCTGCCGAGCAGGTCGAGCAGACCACGAAAGAAGTGAGCAAGAGCTCGGACGAGATCATCCGGGCAACCGAACAGGTGGCGCTCTCCACGCAGCAGTCGAGCGAGGACGCCCGGCGGCAGCTCGAGAAGATCGAGGAGATAGGCCAGGAGATCACCGATCTCTCGGCATCGATCGAGGAGATCGCAAGCACCTCCCAGGAGGTCATGGAGCACGCAGCGAAAGCCGCCAAAGAGGGGAACGATGCCGCCGCCCTCGGACAGATCGCCACGAAGAAGATGCAGTACGTGGAGGAGATCTCGGAGCAGAGCGTGCAGGAGATCACCGATCTGAACGCACAGATGCGGGAGATCAACAACATCGTCAAGATGATCACCGATATCGCCAACCAGACGAACCTGCTCGCACTGAACGCCGCTATCGAGGCCGCGAGGGCAGGGGAACACGGTCGGGGCTTTGCCGTCGTCGCCGGAGAGATCCGGAACCTTGCCGGCGAATCGAAGGGTGCAAGTCAGGATATCGAGAACCTGATCCGGTCGATCCAGGCAAGCAGCGACAAGACGGCAGGGTCGATGCGGTCGTCGCACAACGAGATCCAGGCAGGCATCGAGAGCGTCAACAAGGCGATCGAGGCCCTGAAC